GGCAACCACGCCACGGCGCACCGGCTGCTGCTCGGCAACTACGAGACGGCGCCGCTGCCGTACGAGCGGACCATCGCCGCGGGCGTGCTCGCCGAGTACCACCTGGAGGTCGGCGAGTTCGAGGAGGCGGCGCGCTGGGTGAACCGGGCGCTCGGACACGCGGCGGAGCAGCCGTTCGACCCGTTCGTGGTCGCGCAGCAGCGCACCTGGCTGGCCGCGGCGCTGCGCGGCCTGGGCCGGGAGACGGCCGCGCACCTGGAGGAGATGCAGGCGCGCGCGGTCCTTGAGGACCTCAACCACCGGGAGAACAGCCACCTGCGGGTGCGCATGGACGAGAAGCACTCCGTGATCTGACGGACGGGCCCGGCGGCGCGGCGCGCCGGGGCGGGCCCGCCCGCCCGGCCCGGGGCGCGAGCACGCAGAATGGCCGCATGGATCTGCGCATCTTCACCGAACCGCAGCAGGGCGCGAGCTACGACACCCTGCTGTCCGTCGCCAAGGCCACGGAGGACCTGGGCTTCGACGCCTTCTTCCGCTCCGACCACTACCTGACGATGGGCGGCACCGGGCTGCCCGGGCCGACCGACGCCTGGCTGACGCTCGCGGGCCTGGCCAGGGAGACCTCCCGCATCCGGCTCGGCACGCTGATGACGGCCGCCACGTTCCGGCTGCCCGGCGTGCTGGCCATCCAGGTGGCGCAGGTCGACGCGATGTCCGGCGGCCGGGTGGAACTGGGCATCGGCGCGGGCTGGTTCGAGGCGGAGCACACCGCGTACGGCATCCCGTTCCCGCGCGAGAAGTTCCCGCGCCTTGAGGAGCAGCTGGCCATCGTGACGGGGCTGTGGGGGACCCCGGTGGGCGAGCGGTTCTCCTACGAAGGGGACCACTACCGGCTCGTGGACTCCCCGGCCCTGCCCAAGCCCGTGCAGGAGCGGGTCCCCGTGCTGATCGGGGGCATGGGCAAGGAGCGCACGCCGCGCCTCGCGGCCAGGTACGCGGACGAGTTCAACGTGCCGTTCGTCTCGGTCGAGGACAGCGCCGCGCAGTTCGGGCGGGTGCGGGAGGCGGCCGACGCGGCCGGCCGCAAGCCCGACGAGCTGGTGTACTCCAACGCGCTGGTCGCCTGCGTCGGCCGGGACGACGCCGAGGTGGCCCGGCGGGCCGCGGCCATCGGCCGGGAGGTGGACGAGCTGCGGGCCAAC
Above is a genomic segment from Streptomyces marincola containing:
- a CDS encoding LLM class F420-dependent oxidoreductase; this translates as MDLRIFTEPQQGASYDTLLSVAKATEDLGFDAFFRSDHYLTMGGTGLPGPTDAWLTLAGLARETSRIRLGTLMTAATFRLPGVLAIQVAQVDAMSGGRVELGIGAGWFEAEHTAYGIPFPREKFPRLEEQLAIVTGLWGTPVGERFSYEGDHYRLVDSPALPKPVQERVPVLIGGMGKERTPRLAARYADEFNVPFVSVEDSAAQFGRVREAADAAGRKPDELVYSNALVACVGRDDAEVARRAAAIGREVDELRANGLAGSPAEVVDKIGRYAEAGSSRIYFQILDLDDLAHLELIAEQVAPQLP